In the genome of Augochlora pura isolate Apur16 chromosome 8, APUR_v2.2.1, whole genome shotgun sequence, one region contains:
- the Crcp gene encoding CGRP receptor component isoform X1 produces the protein MEVLKECSAYLSNYEVLDMLQNIKANKKQKMKQNQLATITYQTIRYLEDTSCKKQSPKKIQDFLKAVECFKLTKCEKLTLLNVCPKTPLEIQLIVEDSEDRLTDEEVEALLQVIANCLGEGEQVEKDG, from the exons aTGGAAGT ACTCAAGGAATGTTCAGCATACTTAAGCAATTACGAAGTTCTAGAtatgttacaaaatataaaagcaaatAAGAAACAGAAGATGAAGCAAAATCAATTGGCAACTATAACTTATCAAACAATACGATATTTGGAAGACACCTCTTGTAAGAAGCAGTCTCCAAAAAAGATTCAAGATTTTCTTAAAGCTGTAGAATGTTTCAAATTGACTAAATGTGAAAAGTTAACTCTTTTAAACGTGTGCCCCAAAACACCTCTTGAAATACAACTG ATTGTGGAAGACAGTGAAGATCGTTTGACCGACGAAGAAGTTGAAGCTTTACTTCAAGTGATAGCAAATTGTCTAGGTGAAGGAGAGCAAGTTGAGAAAGATGGATAA
- the LOC144474453 gene encoding uncharacterized protein LOC144474453 produces the protein MLCCVSRRTVSGADQGSLYDHYLTKVQPVESEKVAEVEKDLEPDVPSALLPCAFCARTFMPQSLEKHTRICEQTASKRRKPFDSAKQRIQGTELAEFLPKQEKRRQTQDDRNRSTWKQTHDDFLRQIRAARNEIVDGVMQKQSATVLSSSAPTRANEQGVCPTCNRHFGVKAYDRHVAWCKDRIAKVPMSPATNIAKERLEARMKYRAPSLKNRRQITRDKYSPNSASNFHSNKTSPTQPASRAKESISVPNCTKVDSPIKQKPATVKRAGPSKSSPIGPMKSRPIDRSNSLILRPPEDESEAVPLPPVLHNKRTLLPVPPLKYKKQSLGDCSDVSTPRRKTRKMVARDQPPSCRSKSEAGQQPLHSGRSIKSNIVSARSEGHPKLNDISINVEVTGMTVTPCSIFPKTKLTTWKRISQEKEDDAISVRSAKVPGHFVDSRVRKSNVILEGSVDGIAKSSPRSGNDADWSPVTPRLNRTYSFKESFDEANEPQLHQSKWRPVRHSPRVEFCVGDIDKLERLRSRYQRKEEERRTDEGDSKIDDNFEDLSCEEKALLNRRMSTGRFKSKRTRMLERKRLNLCAQLSPDNQDEMGNHPSGSENVCSETITSDGINDVEACDDFDRKVGDTGEESFSPAKLSSPIVSARFNAPVQLNSAREYRSDAIVDGPLSGRLSRGMYRPGTVELQKVREEIEANEVDPSLAFDESSFPANYNDIAELEAGMIEMETEPVLMKDVLRPSRSSTPFEHSSRWKEPEDLWENSVSPPSNKWEMTINEETGSERLYRVELDETGGSIVAESGQTNIDDQITGQRCSTATRCTNDEEDRKQVKVQAVDRKDIATQAATCKCTLKVIDASPERFIDRDRSWKSESFDESRKIDEGSMRTPVAGYREIEVYFPIERTISEETDADYREDGVDVSQSRFTNSIIEKINLAGEEVKEIYNNSSSKDFDCDSEDSADEIEMPEPRCAYIRDNLIDVRNLRSMILSKSHVTVKKSSNAAFKSRYSKVIGIENRFLENVSEMNDSNDSLMDGVDVTGVKQVETVEVETIEEIGTGHRNVRFGMLPEIKRTTIMVRKDNNKSEAISAQTYWERANASRNRLINLDLPCQEAGRVVNRNTKVHALPPVSSSALFTRSRNLALPLRPVWSNYVRRRPDFNLVLSSRTGKDYNPFLLAEQQMNDLLSDASEQSVTDSPVLAQNRETSFPLSHSSAFVKYPYPTSLNPGKRSSLIAPPTEFDDLASDFSSDSTETNSLCREVYLKDEKDTKPGDEKKSPVRELGRRVIIDKSKALGGEVTDDRGSRSFVASSERARKILDKVSPKVVRPSVSRSFSVRASSAPKTTLDKKTSSNDAKKSPDKANESQRSFNSSLNNRNNNYMNLSTSNLSLSSIVSSDVDIKRSNSVFDELMTSFDDDNGSFTSLKSLLKNDPLSVSSPVHRRPRNDQNSDEDLSSPESYKRQDHGKFSGDSAYSSLNRKYSHHGRSTNDVAGRLDEDHVKQSHGRSDADAATPSRSKLSKFCHECGSKFPETAKFCCECGIRRLIL, from the exons ATGTTGTGCTGCGTTTCGAGGAGAACCGTCTCTGGGGCGGACCAAGGGTCGCTCTACGATCACTATTTAACGAAAGTGCAACCTGTCGAATCGGAAAAGGTAGCAGAGGTCGAGAAAGATCTTGAACCAG ATGTGCCGTCCGCCCTTCTGCCGTGCGCTTTCTGCGCACGGACTTTTATGCCGCAGTCGTTGGAAAAGCACACGAGGATATGCGAGCAGACCGCCAGTAAGAGACGGAAGCCCTTCGACTCGGCGAAACAGAGGATACAGGGCACCGAGCTGGCAGAGTTCCTGCCCAAGCAGGAAAAACGACGGCAAACGCAGGACGACAGGAACAGATCCACCTGGAAGCAGACGCACGATGACTTCCTGCGACAGATACGGGCTGCTCGGAACGAAATC GTGGACGGCGTGATGCAGAAACAAAGCGCAACAGTGTTGTCGTCGAGCGCGCCTACACGCGCGAACGAGCAGGGAGTCTGTCCCACCTGTAATCGTCATTTCGGCGTGAAGGCGTACGACAGACACGTGGCCTGGTGCAAGGACAGAATCGCGAAGGTGCCGATGAGCCCGGCGACAAATATCGCGAAAGAACGTCTCGAGGCACGGATGAAGTATAGAGCCCCGTCCCTGAAGAACCGCAGACAGATCACCCGGGACAAATATTCGCCGAATTCCGCGAGCAATTTCCATTCAAACAAAACCTCGCCCACGCAACCCGCGAGCAGAGCCAAGGAGAGCATCTCGGTGCCGAACTGCACCAAAGTCGATAGCCCCATTAAACAGAAACCCGCTACCGT GAAACGCGCTGGCCCATCGAAATCTAGTCCGATAGGACCGATGAAGTCTcgaccgatcgatcgttcCAACAG CCTCATCCTCAGGCCACCAGAAGACGAGTCCGAAGCGGTACCCTTACCACCTGTGCTACATAATAAAAGAACCCTACTTCCTGTACCGCCCCTAAAGTATAAGAAACAGAGTCTCGGAGACTGTAGCGATGTTTCAACGCCGAGACGCAAGACTCGGAAGATGGTCGCGCGCGACCAGCCGCCGAGTTGTCGATCGAAATCGGAAGCCGGCCAGCAGCCGTTGCACTCTGGCAGGTCGATCAAGTCGAACATCGTCTCGGCTAGGAGCGAAGGTCATCCGAAACTGAACGATATCTCCATCAACGTCGAGGTAACGGGGATGACGGTGACCCCATGCAGTATTTTCCCAAAAACCAAGCTCACTACGTGGAAGAGGATCAGCCAGGAGAAGGAGGACGACGCGATCTCCGTTCGATCCGCGAAGGTACCCGGACACTTCGTCGATTCGAGAGTGCGAAAATCGAACGTCATTTTAGAGGGATCGGTCGATGGCATCGCTAAGTCTAGTCCAAGGAGCGGAAATGACGCTGATTGGTCGCCGGTTACACCGAGGTTGAACCGAACCTACTCGTTCAAGGAGTCGTTCGACGAAGCCAACGAGCCGCAGTTGCACCAGAGCAAATGGAGGCCGGTGAGACACAGTCCCCGGGTAGAATTCTGTGTCGGAGACATCGACAAGCTCGAGAGACTGCGTTCCCGCTACCAAAGGAAAGAGGAAGAACGGAGGACGGACGAGGGTGATTCCAAAATCGATGACAATTTTGAAGATTTAAGCTGCGAGGAGAAGGCTTTGTTGAATCGAAGAATGTCGACGGGGCGATTCAAGTCGAAGAGGACTAGGATGTTGGAGCGGAAACGGTTGAACCTTTGCGCACAACTTTCCCCAGACAACCAAGACGAGATGGGAAACCATCCTAGTGGCTCTGAAAATGTATGCTCCGAGACCATAACGAGCGATGGCATCAATGATGTTGAAGCATGCGACGACTTCGACAGAAAGGTCGGCGATACGGGAGAAGAAAGTTTCTCGCCTGCAAAATTGTCATCTCCGATCGTTTCTGCACGCTTTAATGCACCTGTACAATTAAATTCAGCAAGAGAATATAGGAGTGACGCGATTGTCGATGGCCCGCTGTCTGGTCGATTGTCAAGAGGTATGTACCGACCTGGAACCGTGGAACTCCAAAAAGTTAGGGAAGAAATCGAAGCGAACGAAGTGGACCCTTCTCTAGCATTCGACGAGTCGTCGTTCCCCGCCAATTACAATGACATCGCAGAGCTCGAAGCGGGGATGATCGAAATGGAGACTGAACCTGTTCTAATGAAAGACGTGTTACGTCCAAGTAGATCGAGCACACCGTTTGAACATTCATCTCGTTGGAAAGAGCCGGAAGATCTTTGGGAGAACTCGGTGTCTCCACCGTCGAACAAATGGGAGATGACTATAAACGAGGAAACGGGATCGGAGCGGCTGTACCGCGTCGAATTGGACGAGACGGGTGGTAGTATTGTCGCCGAGTCAGGACAGACGAACATCGATGACCAGATCACGGGACAACGATGTTCGACAGCGACTCGTTGCACGAACGACGAAGAGGACAGGAAGCAGGTAAAAGTTCAGGCCGTCGATAGAAAAGACATCGCCACTCAGGCAGCAACATGCAAATGCACGTTAAAAGTCATCGACGCGAGCCCTGAAAGATTCATCGATCGCGACCGATCCTGGAAGAGCGAGAGTTTTGACGAATCTCGGAAGATCGATGAAGGATCTATGAGAACACCTGTCGCCGGTTATCGTGAAATCGAGGTTTACTTTCCGATAGAGAGAACGATCTCGGAAGAAACCGACGCCGATTATAGGGAAGACGGGGTAGACGTGAGCCAATCAAGATTCACGAATTCTATCATCGAGAAGATCAATCTCGCTGGCGAAGAGGTGAAAGAGATCTACAATAATTCCTCGTCGAAGGATTTCGACTGCGACAGCGAGGATTCTGCTGACGAGATCGAGATGCCCGAGCCAAGATGCGCTTACATCAGAGATAACCTGATCGACGTGCGGAACTTGAGATCGATGATTCTGTCGAAATCGCACGTGACGGTGAAAAAGTCTTCGAACGCGGCGTTCAAATCGCGCTACTCGAAAGTGATCGGCATAGAGAATCGATTCCTCGAGAACGTCAGCGAGATGAACGACTCGAACGACAGCTTGATGGACGGCGTGGACGTAACAGGTGTCAAGCAGGTGGAGACCGTCGAGGTGGAGACGATCGAGGAGATCGGCACCGGGCACAGGAACGTTAGATTCGGCATGCTGCCGGAGATCAAGAGAACCACGATCATGGTCCGGAAAGACAACAACAAATCGGAGGCGATCAGCGCCCAGACTTATTGGGAGAGGGCCAATGCCTCCAGGAACCGATTAATTAATCTCGATCTGCCGTGTCAAGAGGCGGGCAGAGTCGTTAACAGAAATACGAAAGTTCACGCCCTTCCTCCCGTTTCCAGTAGCGCTTTATTTACGCGAAGCAG GAACTTAGCACTGCCATTACGTCCCGTATGGAGCAATTACGTGCGCAGACGACCGGATTTTAATCTTGTACTTAGCAGTAGAAC TGGCAAGGATTACAACCCTTTCCTCCTAGCAGAACAGCAGATGAACGACCTGCTGTCGGATGCCAGCGAGCAATCCGTGACGGACAGCCCCGTGCTCGCGCAAAACCGCGAGACCTCGTTCCCCCTCTCCCATTCCTCGGCGTTCGTGAAATATCCTTATCCAACATCCCTAAACCCCGGAAAACGATCGTCCTTGATAGCTCCGCCCACGGAGTTCGACGACCTCGCGTCCGATTTCTCGAGCGACTCCACGGAGACGAACTCGCTGTGTCGAGAGGTCTACCTGAAAGACGAGAAAGACACGAAACCGGGCGACGAGAAAAAATCACCGGTCAGAGAATTAGGTAGACGAGTGATCATCGACAAGTCGAAAGCTCTGGGCGGCGAGGTCACGGACGATCGCGGCAGCAGGAGTTTCGTTGCCAGCTCCGAGAGAGCCCGCAAGATTCTCGATAAAGTCTCGCCGAAGGTGGTTCGGCCGTCGGTCAGCCGATCCTTCTCCGTTCGAGCTTCCTCCGCCCCTAAGACCACCCTCGACAAAAAGACCAGCTCGAACGACGCTAAGAAATCGCCCGACAAGGCTAACGAGTCGCAGCGGTCCTTCAATAGCAGCCTGAACaatagaaacaataattacatgAACCTTTCCACTAGCAATCTTAGCCTGAGCTCCATAGTGTCGTCGGACGTGGACATCAAGCGATCGAACTCCGTGTTCGACGAGTTGATGACCTCGTTCGACGACGACAACGGTTCCTTCACGTCCTTGAAATCCCTCCTAAAGAACGATCCCTTGTCCGTGTCTAGCCCTGTCCATCGGAGGCCGCGCAACGATCAGAACAGCGACGAGGACCTCTCTTCGCCCGAGAGCTACAAGAGGCAGGACCATGGCAAGTTCAGCGGCGACTCCGCTTACAGCAG TTTAAATCGCAAATATTCGCACCATGGACGCAGCACCAACGACGTGGCGGGTCGCCTCGACGAGGACCACGTGAAACAGAGCCACGGCAGAAGCGACGCCGATGCAGCAACGCCGTCGAGAAGCAAACTGTCGAAATTCTGCCACGAGTGCGGCTCCAAGTTCCCGGAGACTGCGAAGTTCTGCTGCGAGTGCGGCATCAGAAGACTCATTCTTTGA
- the LOC144474115 gene encoding enoyl-CoA hydratase domain-containing protein 3, mitochondrial, protein MKFLTNGFSYSQVRRCITRTFSTNRLLFSEGKQLIATEHDGVRTLTLNDHATRNSLSMSMIKSLYENIKNDENNKNLRSIVIRSSPGVFSGGHNLKELTPNNGKLHKEIFERCSELMNSIAQSPVPIIAAVDGLAAAAGCQLVAACDIAICTERSSFSTPGANIGIFCSTPGIPLVRNVPRKTAMYMLFTGVPITGREAYEAGLVSRVVPNDKLEEEINKITTAINTKSRSIIHIGKTFLYEQMDLDVSTAYFLGTEKMVNNLKMKDAQEGIRSFIEKRRPVWSHDYEQN, encoded by the exons ATGAAATTCTTAACAAACGGTTTTTCTTACTCTCAG GTTAGACGATGTATTACAAGGACATTTTCTACTAATAGGTTGCTGTTCTCCGAAGGAAAACAATTAATAGCAACAGAACACGATGGT GTTCgaacattaacattaaatgACCATGCAACACGTAATTCTTTATCAATGAGTATGATAAAGTCGctctatgaaaatattaaaaatgatgaaaataataaaaatctcagATCCATTGTTATCAGGTCTTCTCCAGGTGTATTTTCAGGTGGACATAACTTGAAAGAATTG ACTCCTAATAATGGGAAGCTTCACAAGGAAATCTTTGAAAGGTGCTCAGAATTGATGAATTCAATTGCTCAGAGTCCAGTACCCATAATAGCTGCTGTTGATGGTTTAGCTGCTGCAGCTGGTTGCCAATTGGTAGCTGCATGTGATATTGCTATTTGTACTGAAAGAAGTTCATTTTCTACACCAGG cgcTAATATTGGGATATTTTGTTCTACGCCTGGTATTCCATTGGTTCGAAATGTACCCAGAAAGACAGCTATGTACATGCTTTTTACAGGCGTTCCCATAACTGGAAGAGAAGCATATGAAGCTGGTCTTGTAAGTAGGGTAGTGCCAAATGACAAACTTG aagaagaaattaataaaatcactaCGGCTATAAACACAAAAAGCCGCTCAATCATACACATTGGGAAAACGTTTTTATATGAACAAATGGATCTTGATGTGTCAACTGCATATTTCCTGGGAACTGAAAAAATggtcaataatttaaaaatgaaggaTGCCCAAGAAGGAATCAgaagttttattgaaaaaagaagACCTGTCTGGAGTCATGATTATGAACAAAATTAA
- the Crcp gene encoding CGRP receptor component isoform X2: protein MLQNIKANKKQKMKQNQLATITYQTIRYLEDTSCKKQSPKKIQDFLKAVECFKLTKCEKLTLLNVCPKTPLEIQLIVEDSEDRLTDEEVEALLQVIANCLGEGEQVEKDG, encoded by the exons atgttacaaaatataaaagcaaatAAGAAACAGAAGATGAAGCAAAATCAATTGGCAACTATAACTTATCAAACAATACGATATTTGGAAGACACCTCTTGTAAGAAGCAGTCTCCAAAAAAGATTCAAGATTTTCTTAAAGCTGTAGAATGTTTCAAATTGACTAAATGTGAAAAGTTAACTCTTTTAAACGTGTGCCCCAAAACACCTCTTGAAATACAACTG ATTGTGGAAGACAGTGAAGATCGTTTGACCGACGAAGAAGTTGAAGCTTTACTTCAAGTGATAGCAAATTGTCTAGGTGAAGGAGAGCAAGTTGAGAAAGATGGATAA
- the Denr gene encoding density-regulated protein, which yields MSAEEQPDLRLGPDPTVSYPIQVQYCGNCSLPIEYCEYYPEYEKCKQWLERNLPTEFEKVKLVEDNTTEAGGGEDEKKRQKRGGKGMLKTKKKGDVPKLVTVSRAPRGKKKSVTVVTGLSTFDIDLKVAAKFFGSKFACGSSVTGDDEIVIQGDVKDDLLEVIPEKWPQIDEDSIGDLGDQKR from the exons ATGTCGGCAGAAGAACAACCAGACTTACGTTTAGGACCTGATCCTACCGTCAGTTATCCGATTCAAGTACAATATTGTGGAAACTGTTCCCTTCCCATCGAG TACTGTGAATATTATCCAGAATATGAAAAGTGCAAGCAATGGCTGGAAAGAAACTTACCGACGGAATTTGAGAAAGTAAAGTTAg TTGAAGACAATACTACTGAAGCGGGTGGAGGTGaagatgaaaagaaaagacaGAAACGTGGAGGCAAAGGCATGCTAAAAACTAAGAAGAAAGGAGACGTTCCTAAATTAGTGACTGTATCAAGAGCACCTAGAGGAAAGAAGAAATCTGTCACTGTTGTGACCGGACTTAGTACTTTTG ACATTGATTTAAAGGTAGCTGCAAAGTTTTTTGGTAGTAAATTTGCATGTGGCTCCAGTGTAACAGGAGACGATGAGATAGTTATACAGGGAGACGTAAAAGATGATCTATTGGAAGTGATTCCAGAAAAGTGGCCACAA atcGATGAAGATTCTATCGGTGACCTTGGTGATCAGAAAAGATAA